From Pseudomonas vanderleydeniana, the proteins below share one genomic window:
- a CDS encoding ABC transporter ATP-binding protein encodes MYKLTIEGLHKSYGDHEVLKGVSLKAKTGDVISLIGASGSGKSTFLRCINFLETPNDGAMTLDGQAIRMVSDRNGMRVADEAELQRIRTRLAMVFQHFNLWSHMSVLENITMAPRRVLGVDRKEAEDRARRYLDKVGLPARVAEQYPAFLSGGQQQRVAIARALAMEPEVMLFDEPTSALDPELVGEVLKVIQGLAEEGRTMIMVTHEMSFARKVSSQVLFLHQGLVEEQGAPEDVLGNPQSERLRQFLSGNLK; translated from the coding sequence ATGTACAAACTGACCATTGAAGGCCTGCACAAGAGCTATGGCGACCACGAGGTGCTCAAGGGCGTCTCGCTCAAGGCCAAGACCGGCGATGTGATCAGCCTGATCGGCGCCAGCGGCTCGGGCAAGAGCACCTTCCTGCGTTGCATTAACTTCCTGGAAACGCCCAATGACGGCGCCATGACCCTCGACGGCCAGGCCATCCGCATGGTCAGCGACAGGAATGGCATGCGCGTCGCCGACGAAGCCGAACTGCAGCGCATCCGCACCCGCCTGGCGATGGTGTTCCAGCACTTCAACCTGTGGAGCCACATGAGCGTGCTGGAGAACATCACCATGGCGCCGCGCCGGGTGCTGGGCGTTGATCGCAAGGAAGCCGAGGACCGTGCCCGCCGCTACCTGGACAAGGTCGGCCTGCCGGCGCGGGTCGCCGAGCAGTACCCGGCGTTTCTTTCCGGCGGCCAGCAGCAGCGGGTGGCGATTGCCCGGGCACTGGCGATGGAGCCGGAAGTGATGCTGTTCGACGAACCGACCTCGGCGCTCGACCCGGAGCTGGTGGGCGAAGTGCTGAAGGTGATCCAGGGCCTGGCCGAGGAAGGCCGGACGATGATCATGGTGACCCACGAAATGAGCTTTGCGCGCAAGGTGTCGAGCCAGGTGCTGTTCCTGCACCAGGGGCTGGTGGAAGAACAGGGAGCGCCCGAGGACGTGCTGGGCAACCCGCAGAGCGAGCGGCTGCGGCAGTTCCTCAGCGGTAACCTCAAGTAA
- a CDS encoding transporter substrate-binding domain-containing protein: MTFSIPLGFSRLLLSALLVATPLAEAAELAQGAAPVQVVGRLDRIIQQGVLRVGTTGDYKPFSYKSGEHFIGLDIELAQELAQSMGAKLQLVPTTWPTLMNDLQADHFDLAISGISVNMERQRQAFFSQPYQRDGKTPITLCSRQQAFQTLEQIDQPQVTAIVNPGGTNEKFARANLKQARIIVHQDNVTIFQQIVDGKADLMMTDAVETRLQEKLHPQLCAVHPDQPFDFSEKAVLLPRDIVLKQYVDQWLHQDMESGRFAKRMQKWLAYPWQAAHN, encoded by the coding sequence ATGACGTTTTCCATTCCCCTGGGATTTTCCCGGCTCCTGCTTTCGGCGCTGCTGGTCGCCACCCCGTTGGCCGAGGCTGCCGAGCTGGCGCAGGGCGCTGCGCCGGTGCAGGTGGTCGGTCGGCTCGACCGGATCATCCAGCAGGGCGTACTGCGAGTCGGCACCACGGGTGACTACAAGCCCTTCAGCTACAAGAGCGGCGAGCATTTCATCGGCCTGGACATCGAGCTGGCACAGGAGCTGGCGCAATCGATGGGGGCGAAGCTGCAGTTGGTGCCGACGACCTGGCCGACGCTGATGAACGATTTGCAGGCGGACCACTTCGACCTGGCGATCAGTGGCATCTCGGTGAACATGGAGCGCCAGAGGCAGGCATTTTTTTCACAGCCGTACCAGCGTGATGGCAAGACACCGATCACCCTGTGCTCCCGGCAGCAGGCCTTCCAGACCCTGGAACAGATCGACCAGCCGCAGGTAACGGCCATCGTCAACCCGGGCGGTACCAACGAGAAGTTCGCCCGGGCCAACCTGAAACAGGCGCGGATCATCGTGCATCAGGACAATGTCACCATCTTCCAGCAGATCGTCGACGGCAAGGCCGACCTGATGATGACCGACGCGGTGGAGACGCGCCTGCAGGAGAAGCTGCACCCGCAGTTGTGCGCGGTGCATCCGGACCAGCCGTTCGATTTTTCCGAGAAGGCGGTGCTGTTGCCGAGGGACATCGTGCTCAAGCAGTACGTTGACCAGTGGCTGCACCAGGACATGGAAAGCGGGCGGTTCGCCAAGCGCATGCAGAAGTGGCTGGCCTATCCGTGGCAGGCTGCCCATAACTGA